The following proteins are encoded in a genomic region of Protaetiibacter sp. SSC-01:
- a CDS encoding class I SAM-dependent methyltransferase, with the protein MTPEELRALLTPEGLRLLDEVGPIAADADVVRTVSRLRAAGHSPELVAAVLTQARLRTRARARFHEFADRMLFTPDGLEQATRLQVAAQHAGRYARAGVASVADLGCGIGADSLAFASLGLRVIAVERDEATAAIAAYNLAPFPGARVVQGDALADEPADVDALWFDPARRGGGRRHSDPADWSPPLDAVFARAATKPTGVKLGPGLDHELIPEGVEAQWVSVDREVVELVVWSGALAREGVGRSALLLGANGAHELTAPAPAPDAEAGELGTHLVEPDGAVIRARLIGDLARSLGGRMLDPTIAWITTDAAPETAFGQTFRVREELPFDERKLKQALRARGIGTLEIKKRGVDVDPASFRTRLALRGDESATLVLTRIAGKRTAILVERTQ; encoded by the coding sequence GTGACGCCCGAGGAGCTGCGCGCGCTGTTGACGCCCGAGGGGCTGCGGCTGCTCGACGAGGTCGGCCCGATCGCGGCCGACGCGGATGTCGTGCGCACCGTCTCGAGGCTGCGCGCGGCCGGGCACTCCCCCGAGCTCGTCGCCGCCGTGCTCACCCAGGCGCGCCTGCGCACGCGCGCGCGAGCCCGGTTCCACGAGTTCGCCGACCGCATGCTGTTCACGCCCGACGGACTCGAGCAGGCGACCCGCCTGCAGGTCGCTGCGCAGCACGCGGGGCGTTACGCGCGCGCGGGCGTCGCATCCGTCGCCGACCTCGGGTGCGGCATCGGCGCCGACTCGCTCGCCTTCGCGAGCCTCGGCCTGCGGGTCATCGCGGTCGAGCGCGATGAGGCGACGGCGGCGATCGCGGCCTACAACCTCGCGCCGTTCCCCGGGGCCCGCGTCGTGCAGGGTGACGCGCTCGCCGACGAGCCCGCCGACGTCGACGCGCTGTGGTTCGACCCCGCGCGCCGGGGCGGCGGCCGCCGCCACTCCGACCCCGCCGACTGGTCTCCCCCGCTCGACGCGGTGTTCGCGCGCGCCGCGACGAAGCCGACGGGCGTCAAGCTCGGCCCGGGGCTCGACCACGAGCTCATCCCCGAGGGCGTCGAGGCGCAGTGGGTGTCGGTCGACCGCGAGGTCGTCGAGCTCGTCGTGTGGTCGGGCGCGCTCGCGCGCGAGGGTGTGGGCCGCTCCGCGCTCCTGCTCGGCGCGAACGGCGCCCACGAGCTCACGGCGCCGGCGCCCGCTCCGGATGCCGAGGCCGGGGAGCTCGGGACGCACCTCGTCGAACCCGACGGCGCCGTCATCCGGGCCCGCCTCATCGGCGACCTCGCACGCTCGCTCGGCGGACGCATGCTCGACCCGACGATCGCGTGGATCACGACGGATGCCGCGCCCGAGACGGCGTTCGGCCAGACCTTCCGCGTGCGGGAGGAGCTGCCGTTCGACGAGCGCAAGCTCAAGCAGGCGCTGCGGGCTCGCGGCATCGGCACCCTCGAGATCAAGAAACGCGGGGTCGATGTCGACCCCGCGTCGTTCCGCACGCGCCTCGCACTGCGCGGCGACGAGAGCGCCACGCTCGTGCTGACGAGGATCGCCGGCAAGCGCACGGCGATCCTCGTCGAGCGCACTCAGTAG
- the groES gene encoding co-chaperone GroES, whose amino-acid sequence MSVSIKPLEDRIVIKQVEAEQVTASGLVIPDTAKEKPQEGEVVAVGPGRIDDNGNRVPLDVAVGDRVLYSKYGGTEVKFGGDEFLVLSARDVLAVVVR is encoded by the coding sequence GTGTCGGTCTCCATCAAGCCGCTCGAGGATCGCATCGTCATCAAGCAGGTCGAAGCCGAGCAGGTCACCGCGTCGGGTCTGGTCATCCCGGACACCGCCAAGGAGAAGCCGCAGGAGGGCGAGGTCGTCGCCGTGGGCCCCGGCCGCATCGACGACAACGGCAACCGCGTGCCCCTCGACGTCGCCGTGGGCGACCGGGTCCTGTACTCGAAGTACGGCGGCACCGAGGTCAAGTTCGGCGGCGACGAGTTCCTCGTGCTGTCGGCCCGCGACGTGCTGGCGGTCGTCGTCCGCTGA
- the rarD gene encoding EamA family transporter RarD: MSTPDPSPRAQGQGAGLAFAITAYGLWGFLPGFFLLLDPASPWEIVAFRVLMSLGFCAVLLTVTRGWRAFVGLARQWRVLGTMALAGLFIYINWQVFVLATLSGHVVEGSLGYFINPIVTVALGVIVLRERLRPLQWAAVGISLIAILVISIGYGAFPWIALILALSFGFYGFIKKRVGAQVDAISGLTLETAWLTPVAIVQLIITGATVGLSFGDAGPVHIVLMIATGVITATPLLLFAAAARRLPLVALGLTQFLAPVLQFLTGVFLLGEPMPAGRWAGFGLVWIALVILVVDMVRAAREGRRASLPAA, encoded by the coding sequence GTGAGCACGCCCGATCCGTCCCCGCGCGCTCAGGGCCAGGGAGCGGGTCTCGCGTTCGCGATCACCGCCTACGGCCTCTGGGGCTTCCTGCCCGGTTTCTTCCTCCTGCTCGACCCCGCGAGCCCGTGGGAGATCGTCGCCTTCCGCGTGCTCATGTCGCTCGGCTTCTGCGCCGTGCTGCTGACCGTGACGCGCGGATGGCGCGCCTTCGTCGGCCTCGCGCGCCAGTGGCGCGTGCTCGGCACGATGGCGCTCGCGGGCCTGTTCATCTACATCAACTGGCAGGTCTTCGTGCTCGCCACCCTGAGCGGCCACGTCGTCGAGGGCTCGCTCGGGTACTTCATCAACCCCATCGTCACGGTCGCGCTCGGCGTCATCGTGCTGCGCGAGCGCCTGCGCCCCCTCCAGTGGGCGGCCGTCGGCATCTCGCTCATCGCGATCCTCGTCATCTCGATCGGCTACGGCGCCTTCCCGTGGATCGCGCTCATCCTCGCGCTCTCGTTCGGCTTCTACGGCTTCATCAAGAAGCGCGTCGGCGCGCAGGTCGACGCCATCTCGGGACTCACGCTCGAGACCGCGTGGCTCACCCCCGTCGCGATCGTGCAGCTCATCATCACGGGCGCGACCGTCGGCCTGAGCTTCGGCGACGCCGGACCGGTGCACATCGTGCTCATGATCGCGACGGGCGTCATCACCGCGACGCCGCTGCTGCTCTTCGCCGCCGCCGCCCGTCGACTGCCGCTCGTCGCCCTCGGCCTCACCCAGTTCCTCGCCCCCGTGCTGCAGTTCCTCACGGGCGTCTTCCTGCTCGGCGAGCCCATGCCGGCCGGACGCTGGGCGGGCTTCGGGCTCGTCTGGATCGCGCTCGTGATCCTCGTCGTCGACATGGTGCGGGCGGCCCGCGAGGGACGCCGCGCCTCCCTTCCCGCGGCCTGA
- a CDS encoding ABC transporter substrate-binding protein — MRTLSTRSRSVALAAASAFTLALAGCTAAAPMPTPTPTPVATIAPSGDGVLRIGTLFPTTGATAFIGAAQVAGVNAAVREINAAGGVLGAPVEVVNRDSGDATTETLEASFAALVERGVDVVIGPSSSVLAERLLPAAIEAGIPLISPAATYPGVGPDARGYFARTIPAYAHQGVALGTLLPEKGAKTVALVVGADDVSSSITEPLETTLADNGAELAVAAVVRNASGVSPAVSEVTKAKPDVVVLATPDNGDVTKALITALTQAGYRGAKLWLTSQNLADYSQALPAGTLDGVNGILEGLRPDDALAAKLKVEDPGLGSFRYGAEAYDATVIAALAAIVAGDDGGPSIASRLIGATRDGIRCTSFGECADVLTTEPDIAYEGVVGPLRLDDAGDPTSGVYTTFVYGAGNTYSANGSVTG, encoded by the coding sequence GTGCGCACCCTGTCGACCCGCAGCCGATCCGTCGCGCTCGCCGCGGCATCCGCGTTCACCCTGGCCCTCGCGGGCTGCACGGCAGCAGCCCCCATGCCCACGCCCACCCCGACGCCCGTCGCGACGATCGCCCCGAGCGGCGACGGCGTGCTGCGCATCGGCACCCTCTTCCCCACGACGGGCGCGACGGCCTTCATCGGCGCGGCCCAGGTCGCGGGCGTCAACGCGGCCGTGCGCGAGATCAACGCGGCGGGCGGCGTGCTCGGCGCCCCTGTCGAGGTCGTCAACCGCGACTCGGGCGACGCGACCACCGAGACGCTCGAGGCGTCGTTCGCCGCCCTCGTGGAGCGCGGCGTCGACGTCGTCATCGGGCCGAGCTCGTCGGTGCTCGCCGAGCGTCTCCTGCCCGCGGCGATCGAGGCGGGCATCCCGCTCATCTCGCCCGCCGCCACCTATCCCGGCGTCGGGCCGGATGCGCGCGGCTACTTCGCGCGCACCATCCCCGCCTATGCGCACCAGGGCGTCGCGCTCGGCACCCTGCTGCCGGAGAAGGGCGCGAAGACGGTCGCGCTCGTCGTCGGCGCGGACGACGTCTCGTCGTCGATCACCGAGCCCCTCGAGACCACGCTCGCCGACAACGGCGCCGAGCTCGCCGTCGCGGCCGTCGTGCGCAACGCTTCCGGGGTCTCCCCCGCCGTGTCGGAGGTCACCAAGGCGAAGCCCGACGTCGTCGTGCTCGCGACGCCCGACAACGGCGACGTCACGAAGGCGCTCATCACGGCCCTCACGCAGGCCGGCTACCGCGGCGCGAAGCTGTGGCTCACGAGCCAGAACCTCGCCGACTACTCGCAGGCCCTGCCCGCGGGCACGCTCGACGGCGTCAACGGCATCCTCGAGGGGCTGCGCCCGGATGACGCGCTCGCCGCCAAGCTCAAGGTCGAGGACCCGGGGCTCGGCTCCTTCCGCTACGGCGCCGAGGCCTACGACGCGACGGTCATCGCGGCGCTCGCGGCGATCGTCGCGGGCGACGACGGAGGCCCCTCGATCGCGAGCCGGCTCATCGGCGCGACGCGCGACGGCATCCGCTGCACGAGCTTCGGCGAATGCGCCGACGTGCTGACGACCGAGCCCGATATCGCGTACGAGGGGGTTGTCGGGCCGCTGCGTCTCGACGACGCGGGGGACCCCACCTCGGGCGTCTACACGACCTTCGTCTACGGGGCCGGCAACACCTACAGCGCAAACGGTTCCGTCACCGGCTGA
- a CDS encoding ABC transporter substrate-binding protein → MSVFTRSRRAKVIGGIAMAGASALVLVGCSTGTPSDGETGGSAFEFPVDCDAAAPASYTPEYSSTSTGPASGLTYKIGTALPVTGNLAFLGPPEIAGTEYAASVVNEANKGITIDLIQGDSGDTDNKAYETEIPRILGEGATAVLGAASSGTSLQFIDQVIAAGAIQFSPANTSAAFTGYEDNGLYWRTAPSDVLQGEVLGNLIAGDGAETLGMLILNDSYGTGLACFAKAAFENAGGEVVSAALYNTGDTNFSSQVEDVLAADPDAIALITFEEVKTIIPELLGAEFPADKLYFVDGNLANFGDEFEEGSLEGAKGTYPAVDPATIEEFRNNLQAFWTGAGQPELKDFTYAPESFDAVILLALAALEAGSTAGPDVAAHLQQVSGGSGDGTKCTTYAECADIILGGGVADYDGVSGPITFNEVGDPTEASIGIFQYGADNNYSFLSVG, encoded by the coding sequence ATGAGCGTCTTCACACGTTCACGGCGTGCGAAGGTCATCGGCGGTATCGCCATGGCCGGCGCGAGCGCCCTCGTCCTGGTCGGATGTTCGACCGGAACCCCGAGTGACGGAGAGACGGGCGGCAGCGCCTTCGAGTTCCCGGTCGACTGCGACGCGGCAGCGCCCGCCTCGTACACGCCGGAGTACTCGTCGACGTCGACCGGTCCGGCCAGCGGCCTCACCTACAAGATCGGCACGGCTCTCCCCGTGACCGGCAACCTCGCCTTCCTCGGACCGCCCGAGATCGCGGGCACCGAGTACGCCGCATCCGTCGTCAACGAGGCCAACAAGGGCATCACGATCGACCTCATCCAGGGCGACTCGGGTGACACCGACAACAAGGCCTACGAGACCGAGATCCCGCGCATCCTCGGTGAGGGTGCGACCGCCGTCCTCGGTGCCGCCTCGTCCGGCACCTCGCTGCAGTTCATCGACCAGGTGATCGCGGCCGGCGCCATCCAGTTCTCGCCCGCCAACACCTCCGCCGCCTTCACGGGCTACGAGGACAACGGGCTCTACTGGCGCACCGCCCCCTCGGATGTCCTCCAGGGTGAGGTGCTCGGCAACCTGATCGCGGGCGACGGCGCCGAGACCCTCGGCATGCTGATCCTCAACGACTCGTACGGCACCGGTCTCGCGTGCTTCGCCAAGGCCGCGTTCGAGAACGCGGGCGGCGAGGTCGTCTCGGCCGCCCTCTACAACACCGGTGACACGAACTTCTCGTCGCAGGTGGAGGACGTGCTGGCGGCCGACCCCGACGCGATCGCGCTGATCACGTTCGAAGAGGTCAAGACCATCATCCCCGAGCTCCTCGGAGCCGAGTTCCCGGCCGACAAGCTGTACTTCGTCGACGGCAACCTCGCCAACTTCGGTGACGAGTTCGAGGAGGGTTCGCTGGAGGGCGCCAAGGGCACCTACCCGGCGGTCGACCCGGCCACGATCGAGGAGTTCCGCAACAACCTCCAGGCCTTCTGGACGGGTGCGGGCCAGCCGGAGCTGAAGGACTTCACCTACGCTCCGGAGTCGTTCGACGCGGTCATCCTGCTCGCCCTCGCGGCGCTCGAGGCCGGCTCGACGGCCGGCCCGGATGTCGCTGCGCACCTCCAGCAGGTGTCGGGCGGTTCCGGTGACGGCACGAAGTGCACCACCTACGCGGAGTGCGCGGACATCATCCTCGGAGGCGGCGTCGCCGACTACGACGGTGTGTCCGGCCCGATCACGTTCAACGAGGTCGGCGACCCGACCGAGGCGTCGATCGGCATCTTCCAGTACGGAGCAGACAACAACTACTCCTTCCTGAGCGTGGGCTGA